Within the Candidatus Anaeroferrophillus wilburensis genome, the region ACGTCCACATGTATCAGCATCAAGCATAACCGCCAAGCCAAGCTCGGCTGAAGCAATTCAGCCGAGCTTTTTTCATCAATTTCCACCTTGAAACCACCTTGCCGTCAACAACAGGGCTCATCATCTTTCACGTTGGGGGCAACTCCTCCACCCACCTGCCGCGCAGCAATTTTCCTCAGCAGTTATTCAGGCTGTTCTCTCCCTGCCAAGCGGTTGACGACTGCGTTTTTCTCTTCCTGCACCAACAGAGCGCTGACAATCATTTAAGAATGACAGGAAATTGCCGATACCCTTTGTGATGAATGATATTGCAACATTGCAGCCAGCAAGGAGCAGTTATGATTATCACCAACATAGAAGCCATCCCTGGGAAAAAGATCATCGAACATTACGGTCTGGTATCCGGCAGCACCATCCGGGCTAAACATATCGGCCGGGACTTCATGGCCGGTCTGAAAAATATTGTCGGCGGCGAACTGAAAGGCTATACAGAGCTGCTCCAGGAATCACGTAATCAAGCACTGCAGAGGATGCGGGCGGAGGCTGAACAGCTGGGAGCCAACGCGGTCATCAATGTGCGCTTTTCCACCTCATCGGTAGCCCAGGGAGCCGCAGAGCTCTATGTCTACGGGACCGCGATTCGCTATGAATAACTGGAGCATGATATGGCTGACCTGATTATTTTTCTTCTTCTACTGGGGCTGGGCTACGGAGCTGGCAGCTGGGCGGAAAAACGCCACTACCAATTGATCGGGAAGCGGGAAAAGCAGTTTTTGAATCTGCCGGCACTCACCGCTAAAAAGCTGGTGATGGATGAACAACTTGTTGAAC harbors:
- a CDS encoding YbjQ family protein; the encoded protein is MIITNIEAIPGKKIIEHYGLVSGSTIRAKHIGRDFMAGLKNIVGGELKGYTELLQESRNQALQRMRAEAEQLGANAVINVRFSTSSVAQGAAELYVYGTAIRYE